A window of the Buchnera aphidicola str. Sg (Schizaphis graminum) genome harbors these coding sequences:
- a CDS encoding HPr family phosphocarrier protein, with amino-acid sequence MFQKEIKINALHGLHTRPAAEFVKEAKNFISDIHIIYHGKSVNAKSLFKIQTLGLVKDSVIILSAEGEDEKKAVEHLSKIMTELE; translated from the coding sequence ATGTTTCAAAAAGAAATTAAAATCAATGCATTACATGGTTTACATACTCGACCTGCAGCTGAATTTGTAAAGGAAGCAAAAAATTTTATCTCCGATATTCATATTATTTACCATGGAAAATCTGTTAACGCAAAAAGCTTATTTAAAATTCAAACTTTAGGTTTAGTGAAAGATAGCGTTATTATATTGTCAGCAGAAGGTGAAGATGAAAAAAAAGCTGTTGAACATTTATCTAAAATAATGACAGAACTAGAATAA
- the fliE gene encoding flagellar hook-basal body complex protein FliE produces the protein MFIDNIYDQNIYTNIDFLDTNKQKNKKSNNFINHFQKALGEISNIQNNSKKNIEKFQSNHSDISLNDIMINLQKSSISIELAIQVRNRIISAYKEIMNQQI, from the coding sequence ATGTTTATTGATAATATTTACGATCAAAATATTTATACAAACATTGATTTTTTAGATACAAATAAACAAAAAAATAAAAAATCTAATAATTTTATTAATCATTTTCAAAAAGCATTAGGAGAAATAAGCAATATTCAAAACAATTCAAAAAAAAATATAGAAAAGTTCCAATCAAATCATTCTGATATATCTTTAAATGACATAATGATAAATTTACAGAAATCTTCTATTTCTATTGAATTAGCTATTCAAGTAAGAAATAGAATTATTTCAGCTTATAAAGAAATAATGAATCAACAAATTTAA
- the tsaD gene encoding tRNA (adenosine(37)-N6)-threonylcarbamoyltransferase complex transferase subunit TsaD — MKVLGIETSCDDTGIAIYDVSKGLLINELHSQKKIHANYGGIIPELASREHTRKIIFLLDKIFKEKNIMKEIDLIAYTAGPGLAGSLLVGATFACSLGFSLNIPVLPVNHMEAHLLSPMLEYKSMQFPFIALLVSGKHTQIIAAYELGKYEILGNSLDDAAGEAFDKVSKMLGLKYPSGRELSSLAAQGIKNYFYFPRPMIHHSSLNFSFSGLKTFTSKVISNNTLNIQQKANIARAFEDAVIDVLLIKTKKALYKKGWKRLVIAGGVSANTVLRKRSKDMMENVFHGKVFYSSLKFCTDNGAMIAYLGSLRYKEASVSQLEIIVKPKWSIDKLSYI, encoded by the coding sequence ATGAAAGTTTTAGGTATTGAAACATCCTGTGATGATACTGGTATAGCTATTTATGATGTTTCTAAAGGTTTGTTAATTAATGAATTACATAGTCAAAAAAAAATACATGCTAATTATGGAGGTATTATTCCAGAATTAGCATCTCGTGAACATACAAGGAAAATAATTTTTTTATTAGATAAAATTTTTAAAGAAAAAAATATTATGAAGGAAATTGATCTTATTGCATATACTGCGGGACCTGGTTTAGCTGGTTCTTTATTAGTTGGTGCTACATTTGCATGTTCTTTAGGTTTTTCTTTAAATATTCCTGTTTTACCTGTTAATCATATGGAAGCGCATTTATTATCACCAATGTTAGAGTATAAGTCAATGCAATTTCCATTTATCGCATTGTTAGTTTCCGGAAAACATACACAAATAATCGCTGCTTATGAATTAGGAAAATATGAAATATTAGGAAATTCTTTAGATGATGCAGCAGGTGAAGCTTTTGATAAAGTATCAAAAATGTTAGGATTGAAATATCCGAGTGGACGTGAACTATCTAGTTTAGCTGCTCAGGGAATAAAAAATTATTTTTATTTTCCTCGACCTATGATACATCATTCAAGCTTAAATTTTAGTTTTTCAGGTTTAAAAACTTTTACTTCTAAAGTTATTAGTAATAATACTTTAAATATTCAACAAAAAGCTAATATTGCAAGAGCTTTTGAAGATGCAGTAATTGATGTACTATTAATTAAAACTAAAAAAGCGTTATACAAGAAAGGATGGAAACGTTTAGTTATAGCAGGCGGTGTCAGTGCAAATACTGTATTACGCAAAAGATCGAAAGACATGATGGAAAACGTTTTTCATGGAAAAGTTTTTTATTCTTCATTAAAATTTTGTACAGATAATGGTGCCATGATTGCCTATCTTGGATCTCTACGTTATAAAGAAGCAAGCGTTTCTCAATTGGAGATAATTGTGAAACCAAAATGGTCTATAGATAAGTTATCTTATATTTAA
- the rfaE1 gene encoding D-glycero-beta-D-manno-heptose-7-phosphate kinase produces the protein MKKKLINFKNALVLVVGDLILDCYWYSKNYYVVLEESLPIASINKIKKQPGGAANVAKNIAEIGGNSKIIGFIGMDYEGLTLKKLLNHTRIYPDLISIKKNKTITKIRILSEKKQLIRLDFQEKYISKKFNLLYEKIISSLTYYKVLVLSDYAKGTLVNVKKIITLAKKMSIPILIDPKGLDFKKYSGATLLTPNLSEFEQIVGKCHQEKQILQRGIKLVSELNLSALLVTRSKNGMTLFQPEKQPIHFPALSKTASDVTGAGDTVISIIASSLATGYSLEEACFYANVGASIVIQKIGTETLTINQLNTVLNI, from the coding sequence ATGAAAAAAAAATTAATTAATTTTAAAAACGCACTTGTTCTTGTTGTTGGAGATCTTATATTAGATTGCTACTGGTACAGTAAAAATTACTATGTAGTATTAGAAGAATCACTACCAATTGCATCAATTAACAAAATAAAAAAACAACCAGGTGGAGCAGCAAACGTTGCTAAAAATATCGCTGAAATTGGAGGAAATTCTAAAATTATTGGTTTTATTGGTATGGATTATGAAGGGTTAACATTAAAAAAACTTCTTAATCATACCAGAATTTATCCTGATTTAATCAGTATAAAAAAAAATAAAACAATCACAAAAATTAGAATTTTATCAGAAAAAAAACAATTAATTAGATTAGATTTTCAAGAAAAATATATTTCAAAAAAATTTAATTTATTATATGAAAAAATTATTAGTTCATTAACGTACTATAAAGTTTTAGTACTTTCGGATTATGCAAAAGGCACATTAGTTAATGTAAAAAAAATTATCACTTTAGCAAAAAAAATGTCTATTCCTATACTTATAGATCCAAAGGGATTAGATTTTAAAAAATATTCCGGTGCAACTTTATTAACACCAAATCTTTCTGAATTTGAACAAATAGTAGGTAAATGTCATCAAGAAAAACAAATATTACAACGAGGAATTAAATTAGTATCTGAATTAAATCTATCGGCATTATTAGTCACTCGTTCGAAAAATGGTATGACTTTATTTCAACCTGAAAAACAACCTATACATTTTCCAGCTTTATCTAAAACAGCATCGGACGTAACAGGTGCAGGAGATACTGTAATTTCAATAATAGCTTCTTCTTTAGCTACAGGATATTCGTTAGAAGAAGCTTGCTTCTACGCAAATGTAGGAGCCAGTATAGTAATACAAAAGATAGGTACTGAAACACTAACAATCAATCAATTAAATACAGTCTTAAACATTTAA
- the ribB gene encoding 3,4-dihydroxy-2-butanone-4-phosphate synthase, with the protein MNQTLLSEFGNPIERVKKAISALQLGEGIIILDDEKRENEGDLVFSSETMTVEQMALTIRYGSGIVCLCITESKRKKLNLPMMVKHNTSTYRTGFTVTIEASKGVSTGVSAKDRLTTIKTATADDAQPSDLNRPGHVFPLRANGGGILARAGHTEAAIEIVSLAGFKPYGVICELTNKDGSMSRTPEIIKFSKSKKMKILTIKDLILYVQNKK; encoded by the coding sequence ATGAATCAAACACTGCTTTCTGAATTTGGAAACCCTATAGAACGAGTTAAAAAAGCTATATCTGCTTTACAATTAGGTGAGGGGATTATTATATTAGATGATGAAAAACGTGAAAATGAGGGAGATCTTGTTTTTTCATCTGAAACAATGACAGTCGAACAGATGGCTTTAACAATTAGATATGGTAGTGGTATAGTATGTTTATGTATAACAGAATCTAAACGTAAAAAATTAAACTTACCTATGATGGTTAAACATAATACTAGTACTTATCGTACTGGATTTACAGTAACAATAGAAGCCTCAAAAGGTGTTTCCACTGGTGTATCAGCGAAAGATCGATTAACTACTATAAAAACTGCTACAGCAGATGATGCTCAACCTAGTGACTTAAATAGACCAGGACATGTATTTCCTCTTAGAGCAAATGGAGGCGGGATTTTAGCACGAGCAGGACATACAGAAGCAGCTATCGAAATAGTATCGCTTGCAGGTTTTAAACCATATGGAGTAATTTGTGAACTAACAAACAAAGATGGATCAATGTCTCGAACACCTGAAATTATAAAATTTTCAAAATCTAAAAAAATGAAAATATTAACTATTAAAGACTTAATTCTCTATGTTCAAAATAAAAAATAA
- the gltX gene encoding glutamate--tRNA ligase produces the protein MKVKTRFAPSPTGNLHIGSIRTALYSWLFARHYHGKFILRIEDTDFERFDSKSVESILYGLKWLGLNWDEGPYFQSKRLERYKEVIKMMLESGNAYKCFCSVKELEDERIRQVSKGKKPRYSGICRNLHYRNYIANENYVVRFKNPISGQVTFEDKIRGKITFQNEELDDLVIQRSNGIPTYNFCVVIDDLDMNITHVIRGEDHINNTPRQINILKSLNAKIPIYAHVSMIFNEDGHKFSKRQDALNILEYCKDGFLPEALLNYVIRLGWSCGNQEIFSISEMKELFDLRKISKSSSAVSMKKLFWLNKYYINNLPLSYISNLLKDHMNHEKINLKNGPDLESVLTLLKNRHHTLKEIAQSSRYFYEEFANFDKSAADEYLIPENHFILKNLYKNIKKISIWSNETLSSLIKNDCIKLKITLRKISMLLRVVLTGNIFSPSISSVIFLIGKEKTLLRLKKAILFIDNKIKNINN, from the coding sequence ATGAAAGTAAAAACTCGTTTTGCACCTAGTCCTACTGGAAATTTACATATTGGTAGTATTCGTACGGCTTTGTATTCTTGGTTATTTGCACGTCACTATCATGGAAAATTCATTCTTCGTATCGAAGATACAGATTTTGAACGTTTTGATTCAAAATCCGTTGAATCTATTTTATATGGATTAAAATGGTTAGGATTAAATTGGGATGAAGGTCCTTATTTCCAGAGTAAAAGATTAGAAAGGTATAAAGAAGTTATTAAAATGATGTTAGAATCAGGTAATGCTTATAAATGTTTTTGTTCAGTAAAAGAATTAGAAGATGAGCGAATAAGACAAGTTTCTAAAGGAAAAAAACCACGATACAGTGGAATTTGTAGAAATTTACATTATAGAAATTATATTGCTAATGAAAATTATGTAGTACGATTTAAAAATCCGATTTCAGGTCAAGTAACATTCGAAGATAAAATTAGAGGTAAGATTACTTTTCAAAACGAAGAATTAGATGATCTTGTAATTCAACGTTCTAACGGAATTCCTACATATAATTTTTGCGTGGTGATAGATGATTTAGATATGAATATAACTCATGTTATTCGTGGTGAAGATCATATTAATAATACTCCTCGTCAAATAAATATTTTAAAATCCTTAAATGCTAAAATACCTATTTATGCTCATGTTTCAATGATTTTTAATGAAGATGGACATAAATTTTCTAAAAGACAAGATGCTTTGAACATTTTAGAATATTGTAAAGATGGTTTTTTACCAGAAGCTTTACTGAATTATGTAATACGTTTAGGTTGGTCTTGTGGTAATCAAGAGATTTTTAGTATTTCAGAAATGAAAGAATTATTTGATTTAAGAAAAATTAGTAAGTCTTCTAGTGCTGTAAGTATGAAAAAACTTTTTTGGTTAAATAAATATTACATTAATAATTTACCGTTAAGTTATATTTCGAATCTTTTAAAAGATCATATGAATCATGAAAAGATTAATTTAAAAAATGGACCTGATTTAGAATCTGTTTTGACTTTATTAAAAAATCGTCATCATACTTTAAAAGAAATTGCTCAATCTTCTAGATATTTTTATGAAGAATTTGCTAATTTTGATAAATCAGCAGCAGATGAATATTTAATTCCAGAAAATCATTTTATTTTAAAAAATTTATATAAGAATATAAAAAAAATATCTATTTGGAGTAATGAGACATTATCTTCATTGATTAAAAATGATTGCATTAAACTTAAAATTACATTAAGAAAAATAAGCATGTTATTACGTGTTGTATTAACAGGAAATATATTTTCGCCGAGTATAAGTTCTGTGATTTTTTTAATTGGAAAAGAGAAGACTTTATTAAGACTAAAAAAAGCAATTTTATTTATTGATAATAAAATTAAAAATATAAATAATTAG
- the rpsU gene encoding 30S ribosomal protein S21 — MPIIKVRENEPFDVALRRFKRSCEKAGILAEIRRREFYEKPTTERKRAKASAIKRLAKKLTRENARRIRMY, encoded by the coding sequence ATGCCAATAATAAAAGTACGTGAAAATGAACCTTTTGATGTAGCACTTCGCCGTTTTAAAAGATCTTGTGAAAAAGCTGGTATTTTAGCTGAAATTCGAAGAAGAGAATTTTACGAGAAACCCACTACTGAACGAAAACGTGCTAAAGCTTCTGCTATTAAACGTCTTGCAAAAAAGCTTACACGAGAAAATGCAAGACGTATTCGTATGTACTAA
- the ptsI gene encoding phosphoenolpyruvate-protein phosphotransferase PtsI has translation MISGILASPGIAFGNVLLLKKEEIVINRQNISTENIKTEINKFFNGRKKSVKQLTEIKIATGEKFGKKKEGIFEGHIMLLEDEELEKEIINLITEKKISAAEATKFIIEGQAKALEKIKDEYLKNRAIDVRDIGSRLLKNILNISIVDLNNIKNQVILISKDLTPSETAQINLKYILGFITDLGGPTSHTSIMARSLEIPAIVGTVNITKKVKNNDFIILDSLNNEIIINPSDQIINEKKQVERKYFFKKENLKKLRNLYATTTDGHNIKIGSNIGNIQDIYSAKKNGAECIGLYRTEFLFMGRNALPTENEQFQAYKEIAESMENKPVIIRTMDIGGDKDLPYMNLPKEENPFLGWRAIRISMDRKEILHAQLRAILRASAFGKIYILFPMIISVEEIRTLKIEVHKLQIQLKKEHLVFDENIKIGIMIETPASAIIADHLIKEVDFFSIGTNDLTQYTLAVDRGNDLISHLYNPISPSVIQLIKQVIDISHLHGKWTGMCGELAGDERVTTLLLGMGLDEFSMSSTSIPKIKEIIRKTSFSKSQELAKKVLKAATTKEILDLLNKFII, from the coding sequence ATGATTTCAGGCATTTTAGCATCACCCGGTATAGCTTTTGGCAATGTACTTTTATTAAAAAAAGAAGAAATTGTCATTAACCGGCAAAATATTTCTACTGAAAATATAAAAACAGAAATAAATAAGTTTTTTAACGGTAGAAAAAAATCAGTAAAACAACTAACAGAAATAAAAATAGCAACAGGCGAAAAATTTGGAAAGAAAAAAGAAGGTATCTTCGAAGGTCATATAATGCTTCTTGAAGACGAAGAACTGGAAAAAGAAATAATCAACTTAATAACAGAAAAAAAAATATCTGCTGCAGAAGCAACAAAATTCATTATTGAAGGACAAGCAAAAGCATTAGAAAAAATAAAAGACGAATATTTAAAAAACAGAGCAATTGATGTAAGAGATATTGGTTCTCGTTTACTAAAAAATATACTTAATATTAGTATTGTTGATTTAAATAATATAAAAAATCAAGTTATTTTAATTTCAAAAGATCTCACTCCTTCAGAAACAGCACAAATCAATTTAAAATATATTTTAGGATTTATTACAGATTTAGGCGGTCCAACTTCACATACATCCATTATGGCAAGATCACTTGAAATACCAGCTATTGTAGGTACTGTAAATATAACTAAAAAGGTAAAAAACAACGATTTCATTATTTTAGATTCTCTTAATAATGAAATTATTATCAATCCATCTGATCAAATAATAAATGAAAAAAAACAAGTTGAAAGAAAATATTTTTTTAAGAAAGAAAATTTAAAAAAATTAAGAAATTTATATGCAACTACTACTGATGGACACAATATTAAAATTGGATCTAATATTGGCAATATTCAAGATATTTATTCAGCAAAAAAAAATGGTGCAGAATGTATAGGTTTGTATAGAACAGAATTTTTATTTATGGGCAGAAATGCACTTCCTACTGAAAACGAACAATTTCAAGCATATAAAGAAATTGCAGAATCAATGGAAAACAAACCAGTCATTATCAGAACTATGGATATCGGTGGTGATAAAGATCTTCCGTACATGAATTTACCAAAAGAAGAAAATCCTTTTCTAGGATGGAGAGCTATACGTATTTCAATGGATCGTAAGGAAATTTTACATGCACAATTAAGAGCAATTCTTAGAGCTTCTGCATTTGGTAAAATTTATATTTTATTTCCTATGATTATATCGGTAGAAGAAATTAGAACATTAAAAATTGAAGTTCATAAATTGCAAATTCAGTTAAAAAAAGAGCATTTGGTATTCGATGAGAATATTAAAATTGGCATCATGATAGAAACTCCTGCATCAGCGATAATAGCAGATCATCTAATAAAAGAAGTTGATTTTTTTAGTATTGGTACTAATGATTTAACACAATATACCTTGGCAGTAGACAGAGGAAATGATTTAATTTCACATCTTTACAATCCTATAAGTCCCTCTGTTATACAACTAATTAAACAAGTTATTGATATATCACATTTACATGGAAAATGGACAGGTATGTGCGGAGAATTAGCAGGAGATGAACGCGTTACAACACTTTTGTTAGGGATGGGTTTAGATGAATTTAGTATGAGTTCAACAAGTATTCCTAAAATTAAAGAAATTATTCGTAAAACATCTTTTTCAAAATCTCAAGAATTAGCTAAAAAGGTATTAAAAGCAGCAACTACAAAAGAAATTTTAGATTTATTAAATAAATTCATTATTTAA
- the crr gene encoding PTS glucose transporter subunit IIA gives MSFFSGFFNKKKSKYSKKIDILAPLSGDIINIEDVPDVVFSKKIVGDGIAINPTGNKILAPINGTIGKILNSMHAFSIISEEGVELFVHFGIDTVKLRGEGFKQIAQDNQKVKIGDTIILFDLNLLKEKARSILTPVVISNIEKFKNIEKSSGTIIAGKTIIMSLYN, from the coding sequence ATGAGTTTCTTTTCTGGTTTTTTTAATAAAAAAAAATCTAAATATTCAAAAAAAATAGATATTTTAGCACCTTTATCAGGTGATATAATCAATATTGAAGATGTACCAGATGTTGTTTTTTCTAAAAAAATTGTAGGTGATGGAATAGCTATTAATCCTACAGGAAATAAAATCCTTGCACCAATAAACGGTACAATTGGAAAGATATTAAATAGTATGCATGCTTTTTCAATTATTTCAGAAGAAGGAGTAGAATTATTTGTGCATTTTGGCATTGATACAGTAAAATTAAGGGGAGAAGGTTTTAAACAAATAGCACAAGATAATCAAAAAGTAAAAATAGGAGATACTATAATCTTATTTGATTTAAATTTATTAAAAGAAAAAGCTCGTTCTATCTTAACCCCAGTTGTAATATCCAATATAGAAAAATTTAAAAACATAGAAAAGTCATCAGGTACAATTATTGCTGGAAAAACAATTATTATGTCTTTATATAATTGA
- a CDS encoding tRNA CCA-pyrophosphorylase, translated as MKVYLVGGAVRDSLLNLPIKDRDWVIVGGTKEILLKKNFQQVGKDFPVFLHPETHEEYSLARKERKSGRGYTGFHTEFSSDVTLEEDLIRRDLTINAIAQDENGNYIDPFQGRKDLNLRLLRHVSESFTEDPLRILRTARFAANLMHLGFHIDKDTMILMCKMVKKNELLYLTKNRIWNETEKAFKTLNPHVYFQILHACKALNFIFPEIFFLYERRTFFSILFTNFYSISFLSIGLSKISTLTKDVSIRFSYLCQFLSEKIDFSSTKENYDDDSAKLVKKLCKRCNIPSHIEELAVLNTGFCVFLSSIHYQSSSNIIKMFSKIDAWRKPDRIYKLSFLCDFNLFYHQNKIDNSKLKTGFLKKCFFIIKDISVKKILNQGFKGYQIKNELNKLRVNKLKFWRMKKKCFFFKE; from the coding sequence ATGAAAGTATATTTAGTAGGAGGGGCTGTTCGTGACAGTTTATTAAACTTACCTATTAAAGATAGAGATTGGGTAATAGTAGGAGGTACAAAGGAAATATTATTAAAAAAAAATTTTCAACAAGTAGGAAAAGATTTTCCTGTTTTTTTACATCCAGAAACACATGAAGAATATTCATTAGCAAGAAAAGAAAGAAAATCTGGTAGAGGATATACCGGTTTTCATACTGAATTTAGTTCTGATGTTACTCTAGAAGAAGACTTAATTAGACGTGATTTGACAATTAATGCTATTGCTCAAGATGAAAACGGTAATTATATTGATCCTTTTCAAGGTAGAAAAGATCTAAATCTTAGATTATTGCGTCATGTTTCAGAGTCTTTTACGGAAGATCCATTACGTATTTTACGTACAGCAAGGTTTGCAGCTAATTTGATGCATTTAGGTTTTCATATTGATAAAGATACTATGATTTTAATGTGTAAAATGGTAAAAAAAAATGAACTTTTATATTTAACTAAAAATAGAATTTGGAATGAAACTGAAAAAGCTTTTAAAACTCTAAATCCTCATGTTTATTTTCAAATTTTACATGCCTGTAAAGCATTAAATTTTATTTTTCCAGAAATTTTTTTTCTATATGAAAGAAGAACATTTTTTTCTATACTTTTTACAAATTTTTACAGTATTTCTTTTCTTTCAATAGGTTTATCTAAGATATCTACTTTAACTAAAGATGTTTCTATACGATTTTCTTATCTATGCCAATTTTTGTCTGAAAAAATTGATTTTTCTTCTACGAAAGAAAATTATGATGATGATTCTGCTAAACTTGTAAAGAAATTATGTAAGCGTTGTAACATTCCATCACACATTGAAGAATTAGCTGTTTTAAATACTGGTTTTTGTGTATTTTTGAGTTCAATTCATTATCAATCTTCTAGTAACATTATCAAGATGTTTTCAAAAATTGATGCTTGGCGTAAACCAGATCGAATTTATAAATTATCCTTTTTATGTGATTTTAATTTATTTTATCATCAAAATAAAATAGATAATTCTAAGTTAAAAACTGGTTTTTTAAAAAAATGTTTTTTTATTATTAAAGATATTTCTGTTAAAAAAATTTTAAATCAAGGTTTCAAAGGATATCAGATTAAAAATGAATTGAATAAATTAAGAGTTAACAAACTTAAATTTTGGCGTATGAAAAAAAAATGTTTTTTTTTTAAAGAGTAA
- the cysK gene encoding cysteine synthase A — protein sequence MNKIYEDNSFTIGNTPLVRLNNIGNGNILAKIESRNPSFSVKCRIGANMIWDAEKKGRLNKNIEIIEATSGNTGIALAYVAAARNYSLTLIMPDSMSIERRKLLKSLGAHLILTNGKHGMKGAISKANEIVSLNTKRYLLLKQFENPANPEIHQKTTGPEIWKDTKGNIDILISGVGTGGTITGITKYIKIKEGKKDLISVAVEPLESPVITQFLSGKKIKPGLHKIQGIGAGFIPKNLDLSLIDRIITVSSEEAIFNAKKIMKKEGILSGISSGAAIAAALKIQKENDFKNKNIVVILPSSGERYLSTELFSRSFKNENNY from the coding sequence ATGAATAAAATATATGAAGATAATTCTTTCACTATTGGAAATACACCACTTGTTCGTTTAAACAATATAGGAAACGGAAACATTTTAGCAAAAATAGAATCTAGAAATCCAAGTTTTAGTGTGAAATGTAGAATTGGTGCTAATATGATATGGGACGCAGAAAAAAAGGGACGTTTAAATAAAAACATAGAAATAATTGAAGCAACTAGTGGTAATACAGGAATAGCTTTAGCATATGTTGCAGCGGCGAGAAATTATTCATTAACTCTTATAATGCCTGATTCTATGTCTATAGAAAGAAGAAAATTATTAAAATCTTTAGGTGCACATTTAATACTAACAAATGGAAAACACGGTATGAAAGGTGCTATATCTAAAGCAAATGAAATTGTATCTTTAAATACAAAACGTTATCTTTTATTAAAACAATTTGAAAATCCAGCCAATCCAGAAATACATCAAAAAACCACTGGTCCAGAAATTTGGAAAGACACCAAAGGCAATATAGACATATTAATTTCAGGCGTAGGTACAGGAGGAACTATTACAGGAATTACAAAATATATAAAAATAAAAGAAGGGAAAAAAGACTTAATTAGCGTTGCCGTTGAACCTTTAGAATCACCTGTAATTACACAATTTTTATCAGGAAAAAAAATAAAACCAGGATTACATAAAATACAAGGAATAGGAGCAGGTTTTATTCCTAAAAATTTAGATTTATCATTAATTGACAGAATCATTACAGTATCCAGCGAAGAAGCAATATTTAATGCTAAAAAAATAATGAAAAAGGAAGGAATATTATCAGGAATTTCTTCAGGTGCAGCTATAGCAGCGGCTTTAAAAATACAAAAAGAAAATGATTTTAAAAATAAAAATATAGTAGTTATATTACCTTCTTCAGGAGAGCGTTATTTAAGTACAGAGTTATTTTCTAGATCATTTAAAAATGAAAACAATTATTAA
- a CDS encoding undecaprenyl-diphosphate phosphatase — MFFFHKIVIPIIIGIIQGITEFFPVSSTGHMIIFIDWLDIKNKDTKILEIFVQLGSTISVFLFFYKKIIQILQLPMQKESNEKKNIHVLISILPTMFLGLIFYNKIKSLFNPTNVMYALILGGFFLIIAEKFKPKKPKTNSIKEINLVQSLIIGCFQTLCLYPGFSRSGASIAIATLLGFKRSVAVNFSFIISIPLIAGASVLDLIKNIQNVNMLNIPYLFSGFTISFIISFLLIKKFITILNKVSLTFFGIYRFLIAGIIYFI, encoded by the coding sequence ATGTTTTTTTTTCATAAGATAGTTATTCCTATTATTATAGGAATAATACAAGGAATAACAGAATTTTTTCCTGTTTCATCTACAGGACATATGATTATTTTTATTGATTGGTTAGACATAAAAAATAAAGATACTAAAATATTAGAAATATTTGTTCAACTTGGCTCTACTATATCAGTTTTTTTATTTTTTTATAAAAAAATAATACAAATATTGCAGTTACCAATGCAAAAGGAAAGTAATGAAAAAAAGAATATACATGTTCTTATTTCTATCTTGCCAACAATGTTTTTAGGATTAATTTTTTATAATAAAATTAAATCATTATTTAATCCTACAAATGTTATGTACGCATTAATATTAGGTGGATTTTTTTTAATCATCGCTGAAAAATTTAAACCAAAAAAACCAAAAACTAATTCTATTAAAGAGATAAATTTAGTACAATCACTAATTATTGGATGTTTTCAAACTTTATGTTTATACCCAGGATTTTCACGATCTGGAGCTAGTATAGCAATTGCTACATTGTTAGGTTTCAAACGTTCTGTTGCAGTAAATTTTTCTTTTATCATTTCAATTCCATTAATAGCAGGAGCATCAGTTTTAGATTTAATAAAAAATATTCAAAACGTTAATATGTTAAATATTCCATATTTATTTAGTGGATTTACTATATCGTTTATTATTTCTTTTTTACTCATAAAAAAATTTATTACTATACTTAATAAGGTATCATTGACTTTTTTTGGAATTTATCGCTTTCTCATCGCAGGAATAATTTATTTTATATAA